DNA from Aptenodytes patagonicus chromosome 30, bAptPat1.pri.cur, whole genome shotgun sequence:
CCTCTCCCCCAGCCTTCCCCGGAGAGAGGACCGGGGCTCTTGGGGTGGCCGGCGTCCCTCTGCGTCCCCTGCGGTGACGGCGGGCTTGTCATTGGCAGGACATGAGCGCCCTGGTCGCAGCCCGGATGAGACACATCCCCTTGGCCCCCGGTTCCGATTGGCGCGACCTGCCCAACATCGAGGTGCGGCTGTCGGACGGCACGACCACGCGCAAGCTGCGGTACACGCACCACGAGAAGAAAAACGGCCGCAGCAGCTCCGGGGCGTTGCGGGGGGTCTGCTCCTGCGCCGAAGGTAGGTGCTGGCTCCCCAAAAACGGCCACGGCTGCCCAtccgctgcccccccgccccccctcacCCTCTCCATCTTCCCAGGCAAGCCCTGCGACCCCGCGGACCGGCAATTCAACACCCTCATCCCCTGGTGCCTGCCCCATACCGGCAACCGGCACAACCACTGGGCCGGCCTCTACGGGCGCCTGGAATGGGACGGCTTCTTCAGCACCACCGTCACCAACCCTGAGCCCATGGGCAAGCAGGTGGGTGCCGCCGGATCCGTCCCCTCCGCCAGGAAGGGCAGGCGTTGCGGGCGGCCGCGCCGAATGGCCGCCACGGTCCCGACCGTTGGCTTTATTTGCTGCCGTAGGGTCGGGTGCTGCACCCGGAGCAGCACCGGGTGGTGAGCGTGAGGGAGTGCGCCCGCTCCCAGGGCTTCCCCGATACCTATCGCCTCTTTGGGAACATCCTCGACAAGCACAGACAGGTGAGCGGCGGCCGCTTGCCGGCGACAAACCCCTCACCGGCGGCATCCCCTTGCCGGGGGCATGGCGGAGCCGGTACCCAGCGTAACCCTCCTTCTGTCGCAGGTCGGTAACGCAGTGCCTCCTCCTCTAGCCAAAGCCATCGGGCTGGAGATCAAGTCGTGTGTGTTGGCGAAGCTGAGAGAAGACATGGCGGGTAGGTGCCGTGCCGGGAGCCGCTGCTGTCCCCCCGCCTTGTGCTGCGGGCAGAGGGGTCGGATACACCGTTCCCGGCCTCGGCCCTCCCTTGGGGGGGGGTCCCGGTTTAGGGCTGGGGGCCGCGGAGCCCCTCCTGCCCGGTATGGCGGCGTcaccccctcctctctccccagagACCAGCGCCCCGGAGAAGATGGAGACCATGGAAACCGCCGACTGACGCGCGGCCTCTCCTCCGGCACCAGGACTCCCAAACATGCACTGATTTATtttaaccccttttttttttttgttttgtttgtttgtttgtttgttttaatttttggggggttttgtttcgtttttggttttttgtttcggggttttttttttttgttttttttgtttgtttttggtttttgttttttgtttttttttttttttttttaattcccggCCTGTGGGGACCCGCCGTGGCCCGTCCTCgccccctcacccccacccccggccctgcTCCCCTCTGTCTCCCGGCTGCTCTCCGCCGCTGTCTGTGATGGTCGAACTCCACTACCGCCCTgggacgccccccccccccccctgccccgccgccggcagaGCCCCATGGGGACCCCCGGTcccggccctgccctggggccCCGCTCCCTGTTTTTACGCCGCATTGTACTGAAAATAATCGGCCGCTTTGTACAAGTGGGAATTGATACTTTATGTAGGTTTTTATATGTTGTaatatttcttcaaataaatCTCTCCTATAAATTAtaacccccccgccccggttccTTTCTCCGGGCCTAAGCCTAGGCCTCGGCCCTGCGGGGGCCGCTGAGGTGTCGCTTAGCAACCGCCTCCCGGCATGCagcgcggcccgccccgccccttccGCCTCCCCTACGCCGGAAGTGGCGCAGCGCCGCCGGAAGTGTGGCGCCTCCTTCCGGCCGCCGTGCGTGAGGGCGGTGGGAGCGCGATGCCGACGGGCGACTACGAGTGAGGGAACGGGGACGGGGAAAGGGCCCGGGGGAGGTCCCGGGGACCGGGCGTCGGGCCCGGGCTTGTCCCAGGGAGCGCAGCCGTCGGTGGGGCACGCGGGGGAGGAGGGCctcgggggggagcggggctggggcccggctgcgggccccggcgggggggggggggggggcgcttcgggcggggctgtggctgtcaggggtgaggggaaggggaCGGCGACGGCGGCGGTGCTGGGGCCCGAGCGCGGCAGGAGCGACGAGGGGGAGCGTCGGGGTGGCCGGGGCCCGGGGGTGAAAGGGACAGCGGCCTGGCCGGGGGGCCTGGAGCCCCGGAGCTGAGGGGACGGTAGAGGTCCCCGAGCgaaggggcgggggggcggcgggtttaaagctttgctttctccGCAGCTCAAAGCCCAGCTGGGCCGACCAGGTGGAAGAGGAGGGCGGAGAGGACGGTGAGTGACTCCTGCCTCACCTGCCGCAGGCTGgatccctcctctcccttttttttcccccctgttgcTCCTCCTGCTGGTAACCGGAgaatttttctggagaaaaagagcAGCTGCTGTTCCTAAAACAGCCCAGAGATGCGCCCGCTCTTTGCCCAGGGCTCGAAACAGGCCCCCGGGGTCTTCTCCGAGGCCGATCCTTGCGAGCGGAGTGGAACAGGGAGCAGGACCCCTCTCACCATCCTTATTCCACCCGCTTCCAGGGCTGAGGAAGCCCAGGGGCTTGGAGCAGCTGAGATTTCTCAGCTCTTTGGCCTTTCCCTGTGCTCgggggagagagcagggcacCTCCTCCCTGCGGGGAGAGGCTGTGCCTGGGGCCCGGGGCTCCTTCCCCCTCTGCCGGGCTCGCCCCAAGCCCCAGGGGGTGActctcccccttctcttcccaACAGACAAATGCATCACCAGCGAGCTGCTGAAAGACATCCCCCtgccaggggtgctggggggcagccTGAGCGCCGAGGCCGAGCTGCTGAAGGGAGGTGAGAACTGGGCgagaggttggagggggctctttTCCTGCCGCCTCCCCCACATCGGACGCCGTCCCACTGTCCGTccgtccccgcaggcccgctcccctccccaaaaGAGCTCATCAACGGGAACATCAAAACCATCACGGAGTATcgcgaggaggaggatgggcgCAAGGTGAAGGTGAGCAGCGCGTCCCGGGCTGCCGTTTTGGCTTCTTCCCGCTGCCGagctccccttctcccttccagGAGCCCTCAGCTctggccccggcgcggggactgATCCCCGCCTGCGCCGTCGGGCGGCACCAGGCAGCCGCGTGTCAGCAGGGCCGTCCCCTTTCGACTCTGCTGCTTCGGGCAGCCCCAAACTTGGCACGCGTGGGACAGAGGCGCGTCCCCCGTCCCTCCTCCTGCGTTGAGCGGTTCTTTCGCGCCTTTACAGATCATCCGCACCTTCCGCATTGAAACCAGGAAGGCTTCCAAAGCGGTGGCCCGTCGGAAGGTGAGCGTCTCCTgcgggaagggagagggagggagggaaatccGCGCTCCAGAGGGAACTGCTTCGTCTCCCAGCCCTCCGCTTCTGCCCGTTCCTTCCCAAGCTCCCAACGATCCCTCAGTGGGGAACGTTCCCCTTCCcgctggctgctcctgctctgtgtTCAGCAACCGCTTAGAGACGCGTCGTGCGAGCGGGCCCCCGtttcccccccgctccccccccccgttTTCTCCTCAGAACTGGAAGAAATTTGGCAACTCGGAGTTCGACGCCCCCGGACCGAACGTGGCCACCACCACCGTGAGCGACGACGTCTTCATGACCTTCATCACCAGCAAGGAGGTGGGTCCGGGCACGGTGGGAGCTCGCGGGCCAGTGGGGGAGCCCCCGGTGAGGCCGTGCCCGGGCGCGCGGTGGGTCCCGTGGGACTCAGGagtctccctgtcccccaggacCTGAACTGCCAGGAGGAAGAGGATCCCATGAACAAGTTGAAGGGGCAGAAGATCGTCTCGTGCCGTATCTGCAAGGGTGACCACTGGACCACCCGCTGTCCCTACAAGGACACCTTGGGGCCGATGCAGAAGGAGTTGGCCGAGCAGTTGGGGCTGTCCACAGGCGAGAAGGAAAAGCTGCCCGGAGGTATGGCACCCCTTTATCCtcagattgggggggggggagtcgcTGTCTGCCTGCGGCTGCGGGCAGCCTCACCTCCTGCCTGTCGCCTTTCCTGCCCTCAGAGCCGGAGCCGGTGCAGTCTCAGCAGAGCAAGACGGGCAAGTACGTCCCCCCCAGCCTGAGAGACGGAGCCAGCCGCCGCGGGGAGTCCATGCAGCCCAACCGCAGGGGTAAGTCAGGCCCGTCCTCGGGGTTAAGGGCAacctccccgctccccgcctgccccgggcCTCGGCTGCGTGTGAAGCCGCGCCTCCGCGGTGCCGTGTACGGCGCCTTGCTGGCTCTGGCCGCGGTCCTGCCGGCAGCCTTGACCTTCCGcgtccttccccctccccccctcagCTGATGACAATGCCACCATCCGTGTCACCAACCTGTCTGAGGACACGCGTGAGACTGATCTCCAGGAGCTGTTCCGGCCTTTCGGCTCCATCTCTAGGATCTATTTAGCCAAGGACAAGACCACCGGGCAGTCCAAGGTGGGCACAGAGGGATTTTCCCCTTTAGGGGGGGCTGAGGAGACCCCACACACACTTCTTCTcaccctttccctttcctcccatcCCAGGGTTTCGCCTTCATCAGCTTCCACCGCCGGGAGGACGCGGCCCGGGCTATTGCCGGCGTCTCTGGATTCGGCTACGACCACCTGATCCTCAACGTGGAGTGGGCCAAGTAAGTGCCGGGGGGTGGCTCGGAGGATTGGGGCGTGGCGCACGCTCCGTCCCTGCCAGCTGTTGGGGATCTGCGTGTGGCCGCCCTTCTCCTTACCGTGGTCTTCCCCTCTCCTTACCGcgctctcttcctcctctgcagacCCTCTACCAACTGAACCTGCTGCGCCGGTGCCGATCCGGCTCCCGGCAAGAGCAGTCAGCGCTTCTAAATAAAGACGCAAGGTCTGGTATGCACCAAGGTGTCGATCTGAGCTGCGGCGGGGGGGCGTTCAccgggcagggagcagccccgtccctgtccccacacCGTCCCGTGGCGGAGCCGGGGCCGTCCCCGACTCGCCCCCGCCCCAGGCACACGGCGGGGATGGCAGCGCCCGAGCCAGCGACACGGGGAAGGGCATGGCGCCGCCGTTCCTCGTTTTTTAGGCTCATCCCCCAGCTTTTCAGCTAAGAAAAAGGGGGATCTTTGCCAAAAAAAGGTGCGACACGAGGCCGTGCTTACAGTTTCGGCTTTAATCCCCCTTCTCCCACGTTACTGCCGCCCTTTCCTGGAGGGAAATGAGTGCCCGAGGGCCACGCCGAGCCCTATACGGCTGCACCAGCCGCCTTGGGCCACCCCGGCGGGCTCCTACGCTGCTGGCCGCAGCTCCACGTGCTCAGCCCGCTCCCCGTCGGCTGTGCCGGCGCCGCAGCCggcactgcagcagctctgcGTGCTGTTGGCCAAGGTGGCGTAGAGCAGCGGGTGCAGGCAGATGTTGAGGTTAATGAGGATCTTGCAGACCTGAGCGGTGGCGTGGATGGTTCTGGAGACGGCGCAGTCCTCCGTGCCCGGTTGCAGCAGGCGACGTCCCAAGTTGAGGTTACGGAAAATGTGGTAGGGCAAGTAGGAAAAGGCGTAGAGAGCCACTCCCGCCCCCACCAGCATTCCCACCTTCCGCTTTTCCGGCCGGCTGAGGTGAGGATTACGGAAAACGGTGCGGATAATGGCGGCGTAGCAGGAGGCGGTGAGCAGGAAGGGCAACCCGCAGCCCAGCCCGGCCAGCAGCAGGCTGTAGGGATAAAAACCCCGCAGCCGCTGCGGGGCCGCGCTCCCCAAACACTCGATCCCACCCTCTGCTTCTTGCAGCTccgaaaaaaaaaaggtgggtgcCGAAAGCACCCCGGCCAGCACCCAAACGACCGCGCTCAGCGCCTTGGCGTGGTGTGGCTGCAGCCGCCCGTGGACCCGCAGCGGGTAAACGATGCCGAGGTAACGGTTGAGGCTGATGCAGGTGACGAAGAAGATGCCGCCGTAGAGGTTGCAGTTGAAAAGGAAACGTTCCAGCTTGCACAGCACCGCTCCGTAGCGCCAGTCCTTGGGCGGGTAGTAATACGCCGCCAGAAACGGCAGCGAGAGGGAGTAGAGCATCCCGCTGACGGCCAGGTGGAAGGAGTAGACGATGCCGCTGTGCCAGGAGCGCTCGCGGGCGACGAAATGGTAGACGGCCATGGCGTTACCCACGAACGCCGGCGGGAATTGCGCCGCCAGCACCGGCCACAGCGATTCCTGGAAACTGCTGAAGTTACCGCAGGCACCGAGGTGGGCGGCCatctccggggggggggggttcctccccggtgtgtccccccccccgccccgcctcttTTAGGTGCCTGCGGGCAACGAAGAGGCAGCGCGTGGCCGCAAGGCGCAGCTGCCGGCAAACGGCCACGCAGGGAAGCGGTGAGGGTCGGTGAGCCCCCGTCCGCCTCGCGCTGGGGACCGAGGAGGCCTTGTGGTCTCACACCGGGGGACAGAAcgtgtcctccccccccccccgccccttgccAGGCTCCccggggtgcgggcaggggggtCCGCgcttctgcctgcagccctgccgcTCGCCCCACTCACCCCGTCCTCGGGGGTCCgcgctcccctccctcctctcccgtTCCTCCCTTCTCGGTGGCGGTCACGGGGCCACCACCGCAGGATCACGTCCTGCCCCATTTTGGGGACAGTGCGTGTGGGGGGGTGGtttgcaggcagggaagggcGCTTCCTCTTCTGAAGGGCAGTGCCCAGACAAAAGTCTGGCAGCTGCCTTCTACCCTGGCCacaaagggggcggggggggggggaaggagctgTGCGTGCCCGTCTCCCTCCCGCCGGGACAGGCAGggggctgcctgctctgcccgaCCGCATCGGGACGGCACAGAAAGGGGCCACcccgggggggtgtgtgtgtgtgggggacaCTTAAACCCCGGGGGaccccacttcccccccccccccaaacccagcacagccacaggcgGTCGTTCCAAGCGGTGTATTGCACAGGAGGCCCcatttcctctccccccccccccccgccccacagtcTCGGCGCGTGGTTGGCAGCTGGTGCCTCAGCGCTTCCCCTTCTTGGCACGTCCGGGCCGCCGGAAAATCGTCTTCCCCTTTGTCAGCAGCTTCCCTCGCCCCTTCGGCCTCAAGGTGGCACGGCCGGAGCCGGGACCGTCCCCCTCCCGGGCTGGGCGCTCGGTTCCTCGGTGCGGTTTTCGGCCAGCCGCCCCTTGCCTGGCTCCGCCGCGGTGCCGCGAGTCCCTCGGTGCCGGCTCTCCCTTCCGCCGCTTCCCTGGCGCCGTGGGGCgagggccgggggcggcgggatgCTCCGGCTGGCTTTGCCGGCTTCGCTTCCGTAGCGGGACAGCACCCGAGGAGCTCCGCTTCCTCTTGGTGTGGTTGGGGAAGAGATCTTGGGGGGggatagacaaaaaaaaagggggttcaGCGAAAAAGGGGGGGACGGGGGCCACAGTGTTGGGGCTGACGGACGTGTCAGCGCGTTTACTTTGAACCGAGATCACGGAGAGCTCAAGGTTTTCGCATCATCACCCACTATCGGCGGGAGGAAGGGGACGGGGCGGGCTCGGTCCCCTCCAGACTCACCTTTGTCGGGCTCCTCGCCCACCTCCTGCCGGTAATACTCGGCATCGCTCTCCTCTGACTGCTCGGCCGCATCCTGCTGCTCCGGCGCACCGGGATCCTCGGCGTCGCTGTCACCGTCCTGCTGCCGTTTCCTCCGGATTCCCGCCAGGCTCCTTTCCCTACGGTGTCACCGTGGTGTCAGCTTCCACCCGGCCGCTGCCGGACCCCAGCCGCTGCCGGACCCCGCCGCTGCCGCGCTGCCCTCACCTGTGAGCCTCACGCTGCCGCCGCTTGCGTTCCACGTCCGCCTCCTGCTTCCGCCGCCGCTCCGCCTTCAGCTGCAGCTTCGCCTCCTTCCGCGCCAGGATCTCCTTCACCTCCGCCTCCATCTTGTGGACTTAAACACACGGGGAGAGGGGGGTGAGACGCCCCGGCCCGAGCCCCCGCGCCAGCGGGTTACCGGAGACGGCGTTTTGCGGCGCTTACTGAAGCCGTGGTAGAGCACGTTGCCCTGCGCCAGGCCCTCCTCCACCTTGATGAGCTGCAGAGTCATGCGGGGTCCGATCTATGGGAAGGAGGGGATGCGGAGAGCCCCGGTCAGGCTCGATCACATCCCCGGGGCGATGGCAACCGCGACGTCACCGCCGTCACGGACCTCGGTGAGGCGCACGGCGCTCTGCTGTGCTTTCATATTGCCTCGGCCGGCGTACGCCTGCGGCAGCTCCAGGACATTGTGGGTCCCGTCCTGCTCGGCCTCGCTCTCCGACAGGTTTATGTCCCTGCCGGGGGAGAGGAACGCGTTTGGGGACGGGCGGGAAGGTGCCTCCGGGACCCTCGTCCCCCtcggtgcccccccccctccccggcaacGTACTTCACCAGCAGCTCGCTGATGTCTTCCAGGCGGCTCATGTTGGGGAActtctcctgcagcagcttcTTCAGGCCTTTGCTCACGCCCACGGGCACGACCTTCACGctgctgcgaggaggaggaggaagaggaggaagaggtcaGCGCTGGGACAcggggtgcagggggtgcccCAAAATCAGGGACACGACACTCACTAATGCCTGAAATCGAGGAGCTGCGTCTCCGCGTCGTAGCTGACGAGCAAACACCTCTTGATGCTGTTGACGTTGACCTGcggaaggaggagaggagaggaaaggagattTCGGTGGGAAGGGACCTACAACCATCATCTAGTCCAGCCGCCTGACCGATTCcgggctgaccaaaaattaaaagcttgttattaagggcattgtccaaaagCCTCTTAAACACCGACAGGctcggggcatcgaccacctctccaggaagcccgttccagggtttgaccatcCTcccggtaaagaaatgcttcctcgtGTCAAGTCTGAACCCTCCCCTGGCGCGGCTTTGACCCCTTCCCAGGCGTCccgtccctggatcccagggagaagagatcgacacctCCCTCTCCGCGTCCCCTCTTCGGGAAGCTGCGGAGAGCGACGAGGTCGCCCCTCAGAGCGCACGCCTTCCAGCCCCGTCACCGGCTCCGTTGCCTTCCTCCGGACGCATCCGAGgaccttcttaaatggtggggcccggAACGGCATGCGGCACTCCAGGCGAGGCCGCGCCAACGCTGAACACAGCGTGACGATCCCCACTCTCGACCGGCTGGTTCTGCTGCGTCTGACACCCCCCCGGGCTGCGGTTCGCCCTCGTCTCCGACTCCTGTCGAGCCCgctgccgaccagcacccccaaatcccttcctgcggggctgctctccagccgctcctctcccaatttatccTTCTGCCCGCTGTTACTCCGTCTtgggtgcagaatccggcatttagacttgttaaatttcatcccgtTAATCATCGCCCCACGCTCCAATCTCTCTTGATTCCCTCCGCGAGGCGACTTGTCCCCCGAGAGAGTCAACAGCGTTTCCCAGTTTGGTATTCCACCTCCTGCCTCCGGATCGGTGATAAACGCCCTGAACAGAACTAGCCCTAAAATCCAACCCCGAAGGCCACGGGAGGAGGTGGGACGGGGGCCGAGCCCAGCAGCGCGGGGACACCCCCTGGCCTCCTCGCTTACCCTGTGGACGTTGATGGAGGGGAACATGTTCTGGAACATGCTGGCCATCAGCTTGACCTGGATCTGCTGGAAACCGAAATTGCTGAGGACCAGCAGCGGGTGGTGGGTGAACTGTTGCTCGTGCATGCGGTGCCGCTTGAGGGACGAGACCACGTCCTTGATCAGCGAGTACTGGAGGGGACACACACGCACACGGGcgcgaggatgaggaggggggcGAAAcgccggcggggaagggggggggggggggctgccgctAGCGCCCACCTGCATCACTTTAAACGTCAGCGTCGGGCCGCCGGGCAACCGGAAAAGCttctgggggggtgtgggggggggaagaaacagcGCTCAGCGCCGGGGGAAGCCGCCGGCGGTGCcgacccccccccgccctgttCCCCGGCGCAGACGCATCAGTGCGTTTACTTTGGATAGAATCACGGCGTGAACTCAACAGGGTTTTGTCATCATCTGCATCTGCGAGGGGGGGGGTGGAaacctccacccccaccccccccaactccaaaaaaaaaaaaaggtgccagCACCCCGTGTGAGGCGGCGAGGGGGAACGCAGCCGCCGCGGAGGGGTTCCCCAGGAGCAGAGCCAGAGGCCGCGGGGGATCGCGTTACTCACGAAGTTGATGCTGGAGGATGATTTACTGAAAACCAAGAAATGCGTCACCCCCAGGGGCCCGGCCACGGCCACGAAATCCTTCAGGGAGTTGTTCTTCCGCACCTGCGGCACAGAGCGGCCGAGCCCTTGAGATCTCACCGCCTCCCGGCTGCGAGGGCTCCGCTTCAGCCTGGGACCGGGCAGGATCCGGccgtcccccccggcccccgcccagGCAGAGGAGGATCGTTCCCCCAGCTCACCTTGAGGGCTCTGGCGGTGTAGGGCTCCATCACCTTCCGCACGTCGGCGATGAGCTGCCGCACGTTCTTGCCGACACGGCCGCGGTGGAAGACGAAGGAGTGGGGGACGGTGCCGAATTCCTGCTGGGCGTGttgcagcgccgccgcccgctccttCTTCTGGTTCTTGCTCTGCGGGGCGGGGtgaggtggggtggggtgggggcggtcagggccgggggctgcggggatgggcaGCCCTcggcggggagagggggagcaTCCCCTCGGGCCCCCCGGGACAGCTGGACCCCCATCCCCTCCTTTCCCCGCCCCGGGAAGGCCCGATCCCCGGTACAGCCGGGCTTCCCCtcccttcttttccccccccctccaggaGGGTCCGATTTCTGGGACAACCAGcacatcctcccccccccccccccatcccctcctgccccccccccccccggagggcCCGATCCCCCCATCCCCGGTACAGCCGGGCCCCCCCatcccttcctgcccccccccggAGGGCCCGatccccccatcccctcctgccccccccccgggagGGCCCGATCCCCCCGTACAGCCGggcccccccccatccccttctgccccccccccggAGGGTCCgatccccccccatcccctcctgcccccccccccacgggaGGGCCCGATCCCCCCATCCCCGGTACAGCCGGGCCCCCCCATCCCTTCCTGCCCCCCCTGGGAGGGCCCGatccccccatcccctcctgccccccccggAGGGCCCGATCCCCCCATCCCCGGTACAGCCGGGCCCCCCatcccttcctgccccccccccggaGGGCCCGATCCCCCCATCCCCGGTACACGCCGGGCCCCCCGTCCCCTCCTGTCCCTCAGGAAGGCCCGAACCCCCCATCTCCGGGACAACCGGACCCCTCGTCCCCTCTTTTCCTCCTCGGGAGGACCCCATCCCCGGGGGGACCAGGCCGCTGCCGCGCTCCAGGGCCGTCCCGACTCCCGCTCCCCTCGGCCGAGGCCCGGCTCCCGCCCGCCGTGTCCCTGCCCCGCCCGGGCCGAGGCCCGGCTCGCTCCCGCCCGCCCTCGCCGCGTCCCGGCCCCCTCCCTGCCCGTACTTTGCTCGGCCGCCCCatctcgccgccgccgccgccgccaccatgCGGCCGCGGGCACTTCCGGCGCGCACCCTCCCGCGCCCTCCGGCTACTTCCGTTGCGTCACTTCCGGCGGGTCCCTGCCCGACGCGCCCCGTGCCGCCTCTCCGCGTTCCTCCCGCCGTTGCCATGGTTACGCGgcctctctctgctcccccccgccctccggtcccgccgctccccccggTCCGGTCCCGCAGCACCGCGGGgacgcccccggcccggcccggcccggctgtccctgctccctccAATGGCGGGGTGCCAGGCCTGAGGGGCCGGGGCCTCCtcacccgcccgcccgcccacccgGCCCGGCCGTCCTGCTCCCTCCAATGGCGGGGTGCCAGGCCTGAGGGGCCGGGGCCTCCtcacccgcccgcccgcccacccggcccggcccggcccggcgaaCCCCCGGTCCCGCCGTCCCGTATCGCTGCCGCCGCGAAGGTCAGTGCGAGGGGGCGGCTGTGGGGGGCGAAGTCACACGCTTTACTCGAGACCCCCAGAagctcccctcccccgccccccccccggctcatCAACACCCCCAGAGCCCCACTCGGGCTCCCCAGgtcccccagagcccccccaggTCCCCCCCAGAGCCTCCCCAGATCCCTCCGAGCCCCCCTCCGACACCCCCAGGTCtcccagacaccccccccccgccccgaggctCCCCAACACCTGCAGGTCCCCCCAAGAGCCCCACAGGTCCCCCAGAGCCCCCCTCCgggctccccagccccccccccccaggctccccaacatccccaggtccccCAGAGACCCCCAGGCTCCCTACCCCTCCAGGCTCCCCAAAGCCCCTCAGGCTCCCTAGCCCTTAAAGTTCCTCAAAGCCCCCCGAGGCTCCCCCCACCCTCAAGACTCTTCACCCCACAGCTTCCCCCAACTCCCCCCAAGGCTCctcaacgcccccccccccccctccccccggctcccccca
Protein-coding regions in this window:
- the EIF3G gene encoding eukaryotic translation initiation factor 3 subunit G, coding for MPTGDYDSKPSWADQVEEEGGEDDKCITSELLKDIPLPGVLGGSLSAEAELLKGGPLPSPKELINGNIKTITEYREEEDGRKVKIIRTFRIETRKASKAVARRKNWKKFGNSEFDAPGPNVATTTVSDDVFMTFITSKEDLNCQEEEDPMNKLKGQKIVSCRICKGDHWTTRCPYKDTLGPMQKELAEQLGLSTGEKEKLPGEPEPVQSQQSKTGKYVPPSLRDGASRRGESMQPNRRADDNATIRVTNLSEDTRETDLQELFRPFGSISRIYLAKDKTTGQSKGFAFISFHRREDAARAIAGVSGFGYDHLILNVEWAKPSTN
- the LOC143171711 gene encoding suppressor of SWI4 1 homolog, translated to MGRPSKSKNQKKERAAALQHAQQEFGTVPHSFVFHRGRVGKNVRQLIADVRKVMEPYTARALKVRKNNSLKDFVAVAGPLGVTHFLVFSKSSSSINFKLFRLPGGPTLTFKVMQYSLIKDVVSSLKRHRMHEQQFTHHPLLVLSNFGFQQIQVKLMASMFQNMFPSINVHRVNVNSIKRCLLVSYDAETQLLDFRHYSVKVVPVGVSKGLKKLLQEKFPNMSRLEDISELLVKDINLSESEAEQDGTHNVLELPQAYAGRGNMKAQQSAVRLTEIGPRMTLQLIKVEEGLAQGNVLYHGFIHKMEAEVKEILARKEAKLQLKAERRRKQEADVERKRRQREAHRERSLAGIRRKRQQDGDSDAEDPGAPEQQDAAEQSEESDAEYYRQEVGEEPDKDLFPNHTKRKRSSSGAVPLRKRSRQSQPEHPAAPGPRPTAPGKRRKGEPAPRDSRHRGGARQGAAGRKPHRGTERPAREGDGPGSGRATLRPKGRGKLLTKGKTIFRRPGRAKKGNFQESLWPVLAAQFPPAFVGNAMAVYHFVARERSWHSGIVYSFHLAVSGMLYSLSLPFLAAYYYPPKDWRYGAVLCKLERFLFNCNLYGGIFFVTCISLNRYLGIVYPLRVHGRLQPHHAKALSAVVWVLAGVLSAPTFFFSELQEAEGGIECLGSAAPQRLRGFYPYSLLLAGLGCGLPFLLTASCYAAIIRTVFRNPHLSRPEKRKVGMLVGAGVALYAFSYLPYHIFRNLNLGRRLLQPGTEDCAVSRTIHATAQVCKILINLNICLHPLLYATLANSTQSCCSAGCGAGTADGERAEHVELRPAA